Part of the Apostichopus japonicus isolate 1M-3 chromosome 13, ASM3797524v1, whole genome shotgun sequence genome is shown below.
GGTTCTTGAATGCAGAGAGAACGTTCTGGGTTGCAACCATACAAGGAAAGACCCGAATAGACATTTTCTTGTGAGTAAGaatttaacatatttcattCTCTTCTGCCGACGACCGCCAACAATTCCTCTTAATCACCAACCGCTACCGCCAACTCGTCGTTCACCGCCACCGTCACCGCCACCGCCTCCTACCCCTCCTACCCCTCTATACCTCTCCTCCTCCTATTCCTATTCCTCCTCCACCTTCTCCGTTCTACCTTCCCAAACCAATAAAATCGGCCGTGCTACCTCCTCTaccacccccctctccctcctcctctaCCACCCCCTCTACCACCGTCTTTACCTCCCCCTTTACCTCTACCTCCTCCTATGCTACCGCCTAtacctcctcctccacctcctcctccacctcctctacctcctcctccacctcctcctttGGTACCGCCAACTTGTCCCCCTCCGCCGCCACCACCGCCATCGCCTCCTCCACCTCTTCCTCCACCTTCACTTCCTTTTTTGCTACAGCCACCAACTCCGTCACGACCACCTCCTCttcctccaccccctcctctacctcctcctcctccacctcctcttcctcctcctccacctcctcctcctcctcctccaccacctcctcctcctccatcaCCTCCTTTGTTACCGCCATTTCCTCCTCCATCGCAACCGCCACCGCCACCTTCTCCTCCTTCTTTGCTACCCATGCCTTGTCCTCCTGCGCCGCCATCGCCGCCATTGCCGCCACCACCTCTGCCTCCAACTCTACCTTCCCTTTTAGCCTGCAGCATTGTTTCAATTCccttaaagagaaaaacagtAATATATATCGTCAAATGTATGCAATTTATTATGGTTTACGAGTGTCATATAAGATGGAATTGAAAAGACTTACTACGGACcaataattaataaaacaaattaatacgAACATGAGCCATACAAATATAAGCCTAACTTTAAATGAGAGAAATTATACATGGAGGGGAAAGAGGAAGGGCACTGAAGGGAGAGGGTATTGATGTTTGGGGGTGGAGGGATTGAGGGGCTGAAGGGcattgaagggggggggggggttgtagggAAGGGTAGAAGATATTATTTCCTCTACCGGGGACACTGAAGGAGGGCAGGTCTTCCCCTACTCTTGATAAAGGTGAAATGGTCACAGTGCATGTTATTCGGTTTTATCGCAATATATTGAAATGTAACAATTATCAAAAGTGTTCATACCAAGATGTTATGTTGATGATTGAATGTATGATGTTCTACCCTATGCATGCATaggaaaatatacaaattcaCTTGTTTTCATGATGTAATTTTGATGATATTACTTTCCCGTACCCACAACTTACATACGTTACAATAACAAGCGTTGTGGACAAGCGATATTCTGTTTAATGATCTTTCCAAGAGACGACATGAAGTCCATTCCTTATCCCCATACTCACCCCTAGCTCATGCACTTTCCCCATGGTTCGAAGTACTCTGTGTGTACCAAAACAATTAATTTCGCTCCTTGTGTATATGGATAATGCAGTGGCGTGCAGGGCGGAGGACGGGGGttccaaaaatcaacaactAATATAATACTAACCGATAATGTAATAAAAACACAACAATCGATGTACTAAAAAGCATCCAATTAGTCTATATTTCAATATAGCAAAACCTTACCACGAATGCAATAACTAATAAAGTGAAACCCTAACCATTAATGTAATAACTTATATAGCAATACCTTACCACTAATGTAATATCTAATATAGCCtattaatgtaataaataatatagcCAAACATGACTACTAATGTAATTACTAATCTATGAAAATTTTACAATTAATGTAATAATTAATACAGCAAAAAGTTACTACTAATGTAATAACGATGAGGCTATAGCAAAACCTTACCACTAATGtaataacaattttaagaggATATTCTGGTGGTTAAAGTTGATTGCTAAGCAAAATTGCTTAAATTTAGTGTCTTTAGGCGAAAATCCAATTCTACTAACATGTCGTATTAAGATATGaccttttaaaaatgttttggcTGATATTTTGTTAATGCACCTGACAACATGACAATGGCTGAAGCCATAAGGGCCAATCAGCTGGAactgtgtttgtttttcattgatATGTTGTCAATCATTGATCTACAGAGGAAAAGAATATATCTaccacaaaatttaaaaaaaaaaaacattttaacgaAATTCTATGTACGGAGGATAATAATAGCGTAAAGCTTTGCAAAAACAttagatgacatcacagaccccctactGTGATTCAACTTCCTGGAATAGTTAAAGGTTTTGCCAGTCACAATAGATTACACTCAATAAACCGTATCTCGCGATTCAGGGACACTATATTGATATGGAGTTTTCAACCAACTGTGTGGAATATTTCCCCTTCAATATGAatttcacattgtttgtcaccAAAAAAAGACCTTTCAAACACAAATGTAATAAGAAAGCTAACTACTGTTATAACCGCTGATGTTATAAAATACCTTAGGATAAGAGGTTTGAAAAAGACTTGAAAAAGGTACAAGTGAAATTCTTACCTTAGCTCGACCTTCTGTGGCCTGTAAGACACTAGCTATTAGCCAACAAACTAGCACGGTCACAAACAGAGATCTCATCTTCGTAAGATTTGTGAACCAATCTGAATACGTGGAGGAAGATTTTTGGCATTTAATCAAAGCTTAGAGTTAATAAGGTTAACAGAGGCAGTAGTGATCGGCGGAGTATCAACTTGCCCTCATCCAACTAGAATAACATAGCACAATTATAAACAACCTAAAACAATACTCTTGTTTACTGCCGCTTACTATACAGGAGACCATCTTGCTGGTACGAACAAAAAAGTTGGGGTCATGATACAAAATACTTGGAATTGTTATAATACTTTGTAACTTGAAACTAACAGATGATGGTTTGTGTATCATTCCTGTAGCGAAAAcccaacaaatgaaataaacagaTTTCAACGTTTTATCACGTGAGACTACCTATCGAGTTCCTAGTTATCAAAATTTGTTCACGATAAACTTTGTAGACAAACTTTGATAAAgatgcccaccccaccccaccccaccccataaTCACCCCACCCAaataagaacaagaaaaaagaatagAGTAAACAAAGACTATATGAAGgcgaagaaggaaaaaaatgaaagccCAATGAGCCTAATTTAACCGACTTGTCAAAGAAGATTACTTTTCTTATatataattttctcaaaataCTTTTCTCACTGtggttcattttgttttaattggcaatgattttgtaataatgtattttaatatGATGATCCCTAATTTCGTACAGGCTATTTGTGGTATAAAATGGATATTTTGAGATGTTTTTGATGTTGGCGACGGGAAAGAGACTTGGAAGATTTAGAGAAAAGCCGAAATATAAACAATAGTAGTTTGAAGGAAGGAATAGAAATATCGAGATGTCATATTTACAATGTCCAGACAAGATGTGAACAGTTGGAGAATATAGACTAACGTTTGACATAAATAAgtcgaaactttgaaacaaatAATTTCGAAATTGTTTATGGTTTGAAAGGAACTCCAGAAATGGTCGAAATAAGTCGAAAATTAGCAAAAGGTCGATACTTtgtgataaaatattgaaactttGTATGTCGCATCTGGTGTGCCGTTACATCAACAATGTAAACTTCGTTTTGCGAGAATGACCCAAATTGTCCACGTTCCCTCCTCACCGGTTTATGATAGCTTCGTGGCCACCGCCTTTGGTGCTCTACTTCGCGTTTGACTTCACCGAGTAAAACGTTCAAGTAAACCTTGTATCAGCCCCCTCATCCACAGTGGCGTAACAAAGGATTTAAAGTAAGAGGTGGGGCCcttcatcttttcttttatctaAACTGTACTTGTTAAAGAGCCCTTCATGTAAGATACAAAGAATGACAAACTCACACAAAACCGGAGAATTTATAAAGCTATTTGTTACGCATTATCTTTCGACTGTAAACGATTTCCCGCCAGTTTGTTCGTTTTGGGGTGCGCATGAAACATGTGGTGCAAGTTTAGCAGAGGTTATACCCACTGAAATTGTCGAATATGTTTCAAATGCGAGCTAAAAGCTGTCAATGTATTCAAAGTCATGGCCTGTTAAAATTCACATTTCAGTAACGGTCACCAGTGGCGTGTGAAGCTATCAACAGATGGAGATCGAAGATGGGGAATCGGTGAGGTTTGTAGTTTTATCCATGATCATCTTAGATTTGTAGATGCAACGGTACCTCAAATAAGAAcattggaaattaaaacaagTGAATTTCGAATTTCtactttttctttcatatttcgACTATAGTCTCAAAATCCCGACATCTACTTTCCGAAATTTCGACTTTCTGTACCgatatttcatatcaaaatttcttccGCTTACTTCGAAGATTTCCATgaattacacattttattttattttataaaaagtGGAAATATAAAGGATCGAAATTTTGGCGTATCATCTCAAATTAAACGACGAGCAATTTTGGTGGGGGAAAGAATTTTAGTCTCTCCCCCAACCTTAGCAGCGCCGGGAGTGGATGATCCCTTTGCCCCTATGATCAACATCCCTATCTAAATCAATGAAATTAGTTTGTCTTTaactactctctctctctcactgttacaatatttcatatttgccAATATATTTTTGGACTTTTTACTTCTATGTTgtcaaagtattttttttttgacaaccGCTTACTATCACTTACAACACACGAACCATGTGCTGACGAgtttcttattattgtttttccCTTTGTTCTCTGTATTGTCCGATTTCCTTTTGTAATAGCTTAATTTGCGTAGTTGATATATTGTAATAACCACTTTATCATAAACCTTTATTCGTCACATAGTTATAATTTAAAAGCAAATATAAATCAACCGGTCGAGCTTGTTTCCTGTTTACTTCTAGGACAATTTATTTTCAAGCCTAACTAAACACTGATTCCTTTACGAGTACGAATCAATCACGTCTTGAAGTTGGAAGCTTGTATCTCATTGATGTCGCTTTTAGCGTCTCTTTGTAAGTTAATTTGTACATGATTTTAGATGATGAAATTCAGTTTTTGTTTATCTTATTGATTTGgtttttcttactttcttatatatatatgcactttaTGTTGTGAATCTTTTTATATTTAGAATTAGTTTGACTAGGCAAGACATGGTAGCCATGTCTGTTACCGTGTCTACAACTATTCAACCTTCTTTCCACGTACCACACGGAACCCATGAAAATGATCATTCTGATCGCTGACTTTGATTGCTTAGCCTGAAAGTTTGCTGTATCTTTAGGCAAAAGCCATATCCTCGTAGCATATTGTATCGCGAAGCatgcgcgtagccaggaatttgccaagggaggggcgaaactgtagattcgacattgcaaactatctaagcgtagcgccaccatgttgacgcgaagcgtacaagaaaattttggctggaaatgcctcccagatcgctggaaatggcacttcccttATAAGGTAAATCTTAGCATtctctcttttgaaaatactggCGATAtcaaaaaacattaaaaaaaatataaaaagtatgctccaggggggggggggcggttgcccccttcgccccccttggctacgcgcatgtcgcgaagatatgaatttttggtTCAATTTTTGTGGTATTTTGTTAATGCATCTTGCAACAACGgcatgatgatgtcatcattgcaattcagctgaaagtgttttttgttgttgtaacttTTTCAATCGAATGatccacagaggaaaagaatatttctaccaAGAAAGATACATTTTGATAAAAGTCTAATAATAAGAACGGAAAGCTTCCAACTGCTAAACAAACAATCCAAAAGTATCAGGTCTCAAGGATGAATCAACAAGTAGATTATAATAGTCTCAGCAAAGCTTTTGGAAGTATTTGAAAACAAGTTACATTCGATCAACCATATTCGAGTTGTTTGTCACCAGCATACTCTTTTACAGCTGGGATCTTGTCGTAGGGTTGATTAAAACGGCATAGAAGTGGTTCAGATATTATTAGTTTAAGGTAGTCTGtatataggccccaaattatagcaggatataattgctagaagttttcaaaaagtactttcctggaggtctttactctccaaattgttctcagacattctaaataaacacacacgatgactgaatgtccccgtgaggtaaatttcctcccgGTTAGTAATAAAAAGGTGCTAGTTTAATTCAAGTCGCTAAATACAACTCTTGTTTCAAGGCACCACCTCCATTGAGGCAATAGCGATCTAGTTATGCCCTATAGTATGCCCCAACCCTGTCCTGATGTATTTTACTGTTTGTCTGTGGGTATACCGTTCTTATTATGTCGGCTTTGTTACGGGCTTAGttaattttatgaaaatgagcGTGCTAAGTCAGATCATGGTCAAAAAGAAACAAACGTGACTAGTTCTGCAGAGTAAGATCAAGTGTATTAGATAGTAGCGATAAGTGACAACACCACAACATCGTTAATTTTATCATGAAACTGAAGTAAATAGTTAGAAAGTATTTAATCCAATTCATCAGGAGATTAGGGTGAACATCGAACGCAAGTATCACCACTGCTCGTGGATCAGGTATATGACATGATTATATACTTAAAGTCAGGTGTAATTCACAAAATAGCCGAAGTAGTAAAGGAAAACAGTGGTTTCAAATGTGACCAGCAAACATCAGTATCATCACCAACAACTGTTGCCATCATTGGCACCATATTCATCAGCTTTGAAAATGGGTATGGATACATGTGAGCATGATGCGGCAAGATTTCCATTGTGGGAACATTCTGTTTCACGAGGCGCTCTGGTGCTCCTCATAAAGGACTAGTATTCATACGAAATGAGGGAAGACAGTTATAGAAATGATCTTGCGATGAAGATTCTTGTAGTATCATTCCTTTCTACCAATAGCCATTGTGTCTtccaccacctcctcctcctcctcctcctcctcctcctcctcctcctcctcctcctcctccacctcctcctcctcctccacctccacctcctcctccacctcctcctcctcctcctcctcctcctcctccaccaccacctcctcctcctcctcctcctccactaGGATACCATGTTCGTTctttctgaaaaataaagaacaaaaaaacaaatccgtcgtatgccaaaacaagcattCATTGCTTTCAAGCATGTATTCGGTCATGTTAGGTCCATTGTCGACAACTTTAATATACTTTCGATCGGATGTACATTACTTAAATTGTGGTATGATTGAAGTTATCGTATCGAGAATTATAGGGGCAATAGACAACTCGTTTCATACGAGATCTCGCGAACCCTGTTAAGCCGGGCGAGCATCTCACGGAACAATAGAGGCGCCATGTGTTTGCGAAAGAGGTTAATCTGGAAGCCTTGTTCATTACCGCCTGTGCATTGTCCGCCAAAACAACAGCACCCATTCAAGCTGCGAGGGTTCGGTCGTCTTAGGACACTTCTTTCTCAATCCATTTAATTTTTACTGGTTATTGCATGCACTCGGATTTTTTCAGGACCTTAGCCATTATGACGGATACATGATCAAAAGTTACTTGCTAGCCTATTCCGAAATTGCAGAGTGATCCCACTGCATAATAATGCACGATTCATGTTCTTTTGTGTACTTATCTTGATTTTTAAGATGCTAGAAAATTAACAGATTTAACAGGTTTATAACTTTTCCCATTTACAAAGTTTAGAACCTGCACCCGCGCCTGATGTCTTTACCAAATTTCTTGAAACGGATACTATCCATTTCAGGGGTCTGTTAGCTTCAGAAATAGTGAGAGACAGATAGAACACGTTCTCAAATGGCTGTGATGAATTACATTACCTGTAACAACAGCAAAATCTTGGTTTGGAGTTGCAAGCAATTTTATGAGTTCACGTATAGAATTTTACAGacaatgtaaacatttctgaTACATCGAGCCATAGAAGTATTATACTATGAACAACACGACTGCAGCTTTCCATTCATAAACACTTTTGTATCTTTCAAACATACCATTTTGGAAATTTCTTCGATATTGCATTACCGTGAATCACAACTTTAGAAATTCAACACAATAAATGTGCAATCTTAAGATGACCCCGATCGTATTAAAAAATTAGAATTTGGTTTCTCAAATCAATCAATATAATTTAATTTGCAGATTTCCcgtgtttttatttatatcgGAATGTTCTACCTTAATAGAAAGCTCAAGGTGCTCTGAAGAATTTTCACGGGGAGGGGGAATATATAAAAACGAAATTGATCAGCGCATCCGTGGTGTGTTTGAGATTAGACTGTTTGTGGTGGGTGGGGCAGGGTAGATTAGGGTATGATCGCGAATGTACTGATAAAGGGGATGATTGCATTGTATAGGGACGCATTGGTACGACACTTTCAGATATTTGCTGGTCCTCCCAATGAATTTCGAGcgcaaattaaaattaaaattggtGAGAAGTAGCCTCACCCCATGCACCTCTGGGTGCCGCCACCGCATTCACATATTACCTCATATAGTGAAtttaaagccccccccccccaataatatATAGACAGAGGAATACCTGAACTTTCTTTTCTGTTAGCAGATTATTCTGGTTACTGCCGGTTATCTCGCATATCACAAGCTATCACTTCAGGACTTTGTTCTGCAGTTAACGCAAGTCGTGAATTCAACATGTTTTAGTCGATGAGTTGTTTCAGCCAGAACGAAACTAATCTGAAAAATCTTTAGCGTCCGGAGTAAACATGAAATTACCTTTTACAAAGCTTTACAAAAAAAGCCAAAAGGGGGTTCAATAATTATAGTAACGAACTTTTGGTTgctaaatatatttaaacaaaaatccGATGATTTGATTAGCTGTTTAGACGGATAAGAAACTTCTTCAGCTCCTTTAATTGTGGGATCATCTTTACTCCTTGTGCACAAAATCAGTTTCCAACTCCGATAAATGGAAAAAGTTGTTTTACCTCATGTAGGGAGCGTG
Proteins encoded:
- the LOC139979019 gene encoding uncharacterized protein, which codes for MRSLFVTVLVCWLIASVLQATEGRAKGIETMLQAKREGRVGGRGGGGNGGDGGAGGQGMGSKEGGEGGGGGCDGGGNGGNKGGDGGGGGGGGGGGGGGGGGRGGGGGGGRGGGGGRGGGRDGVGGCSKKGSEGGGRGGGGDGGGGGGGGQVGGTKGGGGGGAGPDCQIEWEVDWDVQPVIGNLMTFENPGEIVNNCN